The proteins below come from a single Candidatus Rokuibacteriota bacterium genomic window:
- a CDS encoding pirin family protein, whose amino-acid sequence MMISVIKAQDRYHHETDWLSTYWHFSFDHYWDPTNVSFGALRVFNDDVIQPGTGFPPHGHRDMEIITYVLEGELEHEDNQGNRGRIRAAEVQVMSAGTGIAHAERNPSKTDPLHLLQIWILPRTKGLRPRWEQREFTKAERQGRLVPVVSGTGEAKTLRIDQDATIFISALDQAQTVTHVPADNRRIYLFIISGGLDVNGLRLAAGDQARITDEPRLALTAPAPSELILLDLP is encoded by the coding sequence GAGACCGACTGGCTCTCCACCTACTGGCACTTCTCCTTCGACCACTACTGGGATCCGACGAACGTCTCCTTCGGCGCGCTCCGGGTCTTCAACGACGACGTGATCCAGCCCGGGACCGGCTTCCCGCCCCATGGCCACCGGGACATGGAGATCATCACCTACGTGCTCGAGGGGGAGCTGGAGCACGAGGACAACCAGGGGAATCGCGGGCGAATCCGGGCGGCCGAGGTGCAGGTGATGTCGGCAGGGACAGGCATCGCCCACGCTGAGCGGAACCCGTCGAAGACCGATCCGCTCCACCTGCTCCAGATCTGGATCCTCCCGCGCACGAAGGGGCTCCGCCCTCGGTGGGAGCAGCGGGAGTTCACGAAGGCGGAGCGGCAGGGACGCCTGGTGCCGGTCGTGTCAGGTACGGGCGAGGCGAAGACTCTGAGGATCGACCAGGACGCGACGATCTTCATCAGCGCTCTCGATCAGGCTCAAACCGTCACCCACGTACCGGCGGACAACCGGCGCATCTACCTGTTTATCATCAGCGGGGGGCTCGACGTTAACGGCCTGCGCTTGGCTGCCGGCGACCAGGCGCGGATCACCGACGAACCCCGCCTCGCCCTCACGGCGCCCGCGCCTTCGGAACTGATCCTCCTAGACCTACCGTAG